The Pigmentiphaga litoralis genome contains the following window.
GCCAGAACCACGGGTTCGCGGTCGATCCGGCCACCTTGCCGCCCAACGTCCGTGTCACGCATGTGTCGCTCTTTGACGGGTCGCTGCAGGGGTTCGAGCTGACCGACCGGCCGGCGTTCTGCTTCCAGGGTCACCCGGAAGCCAGCCCCGGACCGCATGACATCGTCATGCTGTTCGAGCGCTTCGCCCAAATGATGCAACACAGCAAGCAACAAGGTTAAGGCGAGTTATGCCCAAGCGGACAGACATAAAAAGTATTCTCATCATCGGCGCCGGCCCGATCGTCATCGGTCAGGCCTGCGAATTCGATTACTCCGGTGCTCAGGCCTGCAAGGCGCTGAAGGCCGAGGGCTACAAGGTCATCCTGGTCAACAGCAATCCGGCCACGATCATGACGGACCCGGAAACGGCCGACGTCACCTATATCGAGCCGATCACCTGGCAAGTCGTTGAAAAGATCATCGAGAAGGAACGCCCTGACGCGGTCCTGCCCACGATGGGCGGCCAGACCGCGCTCAACTGCGCACTGGATCTCGACAAGCATGGCGTGCTGGCCAAGTACAAAGTCGAACTGATCGGCGCCAACGCGCACGCGATCGAAAAGGCCGAAGACCGCCAGAAGTTCAAGGAAGCGATGAACAGCATCGGCCTGGAATCGGCACGCTCGGGCGTGGCGCATTCCATGGAAGAAGCCTGGTCCATGCAGCGCAAGATTGCCGTCGAAGGCAACACGCTGGGCTTTCCGGTCGTGATCCGCCCCAGCTTCACGCTGGGCGGCACGGGCGGCGGCATTGCCTACAACGCCGAAGAATTCGAGCGCATCTGCCGCGGCGGCCTGGAAGCGTCCCCGACCAGCGAACTGCTGATCGAAGAGTCGCTGCTGGGCTGGAAGGAATTCGAGATGGAAGTCGTGCGCGACAGCGCCGACAACTGCATCATCGTCTGCTCGATCGAAAACCTGGATCCCATGGGGATCCACACGGGCGACTCGATCACGGTGGCGCCGGCGCAGACCCTGACCGACAAAGAATATCAACTGATGCGCAACGCCTCGATCGCGGTGCTGCGCGAGATCGGCGTCGATACCGGCGGGTCCAACGTGCAGTTCGCGGTCAACCCGGCCAACGGCCGCATGATCGTGATCGAGATGAACCCGCGCGTGTCGCGGTCGTCGGCACTGGCGTCCAAGGCCACCGGCTTCCCGATCGCCAAGATTGCGGCCAAGCTGGCCGTGGGCTACACGCTTGACGAACTGCGCAACGAGATCACCGGCGGCGCGACCCCGGCCTCGTTCGAACCGACCATCGATTACGTCGTCACCAAGGTGCCGCGTTTTGCGTTCGAAAAATTCCCGCAAAGCGATTCGCACCTGACCACGCAAATGAAGTCGGTGGGGGAAGTGATGGCCATCGGCCGGACCTTCCAGGAATCGTTCCAGAAGGCCATGCGCGGCCTGGAAGTGGGCGTGGACGGCCTGAACCAGAAGACGACCGACCGCGAGCGGATCGAAGTCGAACTGGGCGAGCCGGGTCCGGAACGCATCTGGTTCGTGGGCGACGCATTCGCCCAGGGCTTCTCGCTGGAAGAAGTGCAGACCCTGACGCACATCGACAACTGGTTCCTGTCGCAGATCAAGGAAATCGTCGACATCGAGCTCGCGCTCGAAAAGAAGACGCTGGCCGATCTGGACCGCAACACCATCTGGCAATTGAAGCGCAAGGGTTTCTCGGACCGCCGCCTGGCCTATCTGCTGGACACCACCGAAACCGAAGTGCGCAAGCTGCGTCACCAGTACGACGTGCGCCCGGTGTACAAGCGCGTCGACACCTGCGCCGCCGAATTCGCCACCAACACCGCCTACATGTATTCGACCTACGAGGAAGAGTGCGAGGCGAACCCGACCGACAAGAAGAAGATCATCGTGCTGGGTGGCGGTCCGAACCGGATCGGCCAGGGCATCGAGTTCGACTACTGCTGCGTCCATGCGGCGATGGCCCTGCGCGATGCGGGCTATGAAACCATCATGGTCAACTGCAATCCGGAAACCGTGTCGACCGACTACGACACGTCGGACCGTCTGTATTTCGAGCCGCTGACCCTGGAAGACGTGCTGGAAATCGTCGACAAGGAAAAGCCGGTCGGCATGATCGTCCAGTACGGCGGCCAGACGCCGCTCAAGCTGGCCAAGGCGCTGGAAGCCAACGGCGTGCCGATCATCGGCACCAGCCCGGAATCGATCGACATTGCCGAAGACCGCGAACGTTTCCAGAAGCTGCTGAACAAGCTGGCTCTGCTGCAACCGCCAAACCGTACCGCCCGCACCGAATCCGAAGCCCTGGCGCATGCCCAGGACATCGGCTATCCGCTGGTGGTGCGCCCGAGCTACGTGCTGGGTGGCCGCGCGATGGAAATCGTGCACGAGCAGAAGGACCTGGAGCGCTACATGCGCGAAGCGGTCAAGGTGAGCAATGACTCGCCCGTGCTGCTCGATCGCTTCCTGAACGACGCGATCGAAGTGGACGTGGACTGCCTGTCGGATGGCAAGCGTGTCTTTATCGGCGGCGTGATGCAGCACATCGAACAGGCAGGCGTCCACTCGGGCGACTCGGCTTGCTCGCTGCCGCCGTACTCGCTGTCGAACGAACTGATCGAAGAGATCAAGCGCCAGACCGCGGTCATGGCCCGCGCGCTGAACGTGATCGGCCTGATGAACGTGCAGTTCGCGGTCCAGGGCGGCACTGTCTACGTGCTGGAAGTGAACCCGCGCGCGTCGCGTACGGTGCCTTTCGTGTCCAAGGCGACGTCGTTGCAACTGGCCAAGATCGGTGCGCTGGCCATGGCCGGCCAGAGCCTGGACGAGCAGGGCATCGGCGCAGAAGTGGTGCCGCCGTACTTCTCGGTCAAGGAAGCCGTGTTCCCGTTCGTGAAATTCCCGGGCGTCGACACCATTCTGGGCCCCGAGATGAAGTCGACCGGCGAAGTCATGGGCGTGGGCACCACCTTTGGTGAAGCCTTCGTCAAGTCGCAACTGGCCGCCAGCGTGCGCCTGCCCGAAAGCGGCACGGCGTTCATCAGCGTCAAGAACGAAGACAAGGTCAAGGCCGTGCACGTGGCGCAGGGCCTGCACAAGCTGGGCTTCTCGTTGGTGGCCACGCGCGGTACGGCAGCAGCCATTGAAGCGGCTGGCGTGCCGGTACGCATCGTCAACAAGGTGACCGAAGGTCGCCCGAACATCGTCGACATGGTCAAGAATGGGGATATCTCGCTGGTGATCAACACCGTCGAAGAACGCCGCAATGCCATCGCCGATTCGCGGGCGATCCGCGTGGCGGCGCTGGCTTCGCGCGTGACCTACTACACCACGATCGCGGGCGCCTGGGCGGCTGTTGAAGGGATGCAGTACATGCGTGAAGGCGGTGGCTTGCAGGTGTACTCGCTGCAGGAGCTGCACGCCGGACTCGACATCAAGTAATTGTCGGTCAAGCGCCAGGACAAAGGCCCCGCAAGGGGCTTTTGTCATTTTTGGGGTCGTCATGGCCCCTGCAGTTGAAAACAAGGCACCTTCGGGTGCCTTTTTTCGTGGTCGAGCCGGATTTACAAACTCACCTTTTAGTAATACTCGGATACATGTGTGACTACTGCGACCGTATACGGTGCGATACGTAAGGGAACGCTACCTGTACTATCGGCGAGGAGATGGCTACCGGATTAATCCCTACAATTTTCCAGATGAGCATAAGTGCCTGTTTCCATTGGAAAAAGTAGTGAAGGGGCAGAGGTGCGGTGCAGATGGACCAAACCGCCCTGCGGGTCCTTCGTAGTCAAAAAGACCAGAAACATGCAGCTGCCAGTTGTGAGACTTGATCAAAAATTGGAAGTGCCTTGTAGTCACTTTTTGAATGCAACCTAATCAAAAGGTTGAGTCTTGATTTCTGAACAACATCGGCGAAAAACGGCGCTGCGAAAAGGATTGCCCGAAGGGTGGACGGGCAGTCAGAATGGCTCCGCTCATAAGTACTACATCCAAGTATCTAGATACAAAGAAGTAGTGCTTTGACGCAGTCCAGACCTTCTCTGTCATACCTGTTACGAAACGTAGCGATTGTGCGCAAGATGCGGAAGGCTGCAGGTCTGCAATACCGAATGAGCTTCCCGGATCGCGCCGATGCGCAATCCCCAAG
Protein-coding sequences here:
- the carB gene encoding carbamoyl-phosphate synthase large subunit; its protein translation is MPKRTDIKSILIIGAGPIVIGQACEFDYSGAQACKALKAEGYKVILVNSNPATIMTDPETADVTYIEPITWQVVEKIIEKERPDAVLPTMGGQTALNCALDLDKHGVLAKYKVELIGANAHAIEKAEDRQKFKEAMNSIGLESARSGVAHSMEEAWSMQRKIAVEGNTLGFPVVIRPSFTLGGTGGGIAYNAEEFERICRGGLEASPTSELLIEESLLGWKEFEMEVVRDSADNCIIVCSIENLDPMGIHTGDSITVAPAQTLTDKEYQLMRNASIAVLREIGVDTGGSNVQFAVNPANGRMIVIEMNPRVSRSSALASKATGFPIAKIAAKLAVGYTLDELRNEITGGATPASFEPTIDYVVTKVPRFAFEKFPQSDSHLTTQMKSVGEVMAIGRTFQESFQKAMRGLEVGVDGLNQKTTDRERIEVELGEPGPERIWFVGDAFAQGFSLEEVQTLTHIDNWFLSQIKEIVDIELALEKKTLADLDRNTIWQLKRKGFSDRRLAYLLDTTETEVRKLRHQYDVRPVYKRVDTCAAEFATNTAYMYSTYEEECEANPTDKKKIIVLGGGPNRIGQGIEFDYCCVHAAMALRDAGYETIMVNCNPETVSTDYDTSDRLYFEPLTLEDVLEIVDKEKPVGMIVQYGGQTPLKLAKALEANGVPIIGTSPESIDIAEDRERFQKLLNKLALLQPPNRTARTESEALAHAQDIGYPLVVRPSYVLGGRAMEIVHEQKDLERYMREAVKVSNDSPVLLDRFLNDAIEVDVDCLSDGKRVFIGGVMQHIEQAGVHSGDSACSLPPYSLSNELIEEIKRQTAVMARALNVIGLMNVQFAVQGGTVYVLEVNPRASRTVPFVSKATSLQLAKIGALAMAGQSLDEQGIGAEVVPPYFSVKEAVFPFVKFPGVDTILGPEMKSTGEVMGVGTTFGEAFVKSQLAASVRLPESGTAFISVKNEDKVKAVHVAQGLHKLGFSLVATRGTAAAIEAAGVPVRIVNKVTEGRPNIVDMVKNGDISLVINTVEERRNAIADSRAIRVAALASRVTYYTTIAGAWAAVEGMQYMREGGGLQVYSLQELHAGLDIK